The genomic interval TCTGCCAGTCGGCACCGCCCGGCAGGATCTCGGCGTCGAAGGCGCCCCGCACCGAGCCGCCGACGATCGGCACCACTCGTCGGTGCCCTCGCCGAGTCGGGCCGTGGTCTTCGAGCGGTCCGAGCACGACCTCGACCTCGAACGCGGGCTCGAGGCCGGGGACCGGCGCGGCGGTCATCGGTGCCACACCGGCAGCTCGATGCGCGAGGCCTGGGCGCTTTCGTGCGAGATCTCCTGCGCCGCGACCTGTGTCACGGATGCGCCGAAGGCCGGCTCTGCGGACCCAGGGTTGCGCGCATATCTCGGATGCGCGCCCGAGCTGACCTGGATGCCGACCGCGTGCCCCGCCGCGAAGCGGTGGAATGCGGGCCAGAGCCGTACCTCGACCTCGCGGAATCCCTCGGCGTCGGGCGCCGGATCCGTGTCGGCGGTACCGACCGTGCCGATGCGCCGGATGCCGTCGCAGACCGTCATCGACTTCCCGTCGGGGTGCACATCGGTGATCCGCACGAACACGTCGTAGCTCGGTGCCGACGAGCGCATGCGGATATGCGCCACGGGGTGGCCCGCGATCTCCAGCGGTTCGGCCAGCGTCGCACTGCGGAACACCGCGACGTCAGAGCGCGCCTCGTGGTCGCTGTTGTCGACGGGTTCGGTCTTGGGCAGCAGGCTCGGACCACCCACGGCCGGGGTCGGGTCACCCGGATCGTACGTGTAGGTGGTCGTGCCGCCGGTTGCGGCATCCGTTGCGAGCGTCCCTCCCTTGTGAAGGTTCCAGTCCTCCGCCGCCGAGCCGGCCGGCGGCCACCTCTCGAGGTCGTGCCAGATGTCCGCCCCGGTCTCGAATGCACGCACGGGGGTCGAACGCGCACCGGGAGCGCCGACGAAGGTCTCTTTGAGGAAGGCGATCGTCTCGGTGTGCGCAGGTTCACCCATGCCCGGCGACACGTGTCCCCACGGTCCGATGATGATCCGCGGCGCGCGGCCCGCCGCGACCAGCTGCGCGAAGTCGTCGAGCTGCCACGGCAGGAAGATGTCGTACCACCCCGTGATCATCGAGACCGGGGCTGCGACATCCGGCACGGACGCGGTGTGGGACTGCTGGGTCCAGTACTCCTCGTCGAGGCTTTCGTAGCGCGTCCAGTCCTGGTACCAGTGGATCTGCTCACCCGTTGCGGCGGAGTCGCCCGCGCTCAGCGGCAGCACGTCGAACGCCTTGTCGAGCTTTCGGTCCGGCAGGGCCATGGCGATGAGCGCGATGCCGCCGCGACGCATGCGATGCATCATCCGGCTCCAGCCGAGTGCGTTGCGCAGTGCGAACGCCCCGTTGTCCCAGGTGATCGCGCCGAAGTCGGGCATCGTCGTCACGAGCACGAGCGCCTCGGGGGCGTTCTGCGGATCCTCACGCTGCATGCGACCGGCGACCGCCCATTGCGTGTAGCCCATGTAGCTCTGGCCGTACATGGCCAGACGCCCCGTGAACCACGGCTGCGCGCGAACCCAGCGGATCGTCGTCATCCCGTCGCGCTGCTCATCGATCTGCGGGGTGAACAGCCCCTGCGATCCCCAGGTGCCGCGGCAGCTCTGGAAGAGCACGGTGAAGCCCTCGTACGCAAGCGCCCGCGCAGACCCGGCCAAGAGCCCGCGGCGCCCGTACGGGCCTCGGATGAGGATGGTCGGCAGCGACGGCACCGTGGCGCCGATGGGGCGGATGAGGTCGGCGAGCAGCTCGATACCGTCATCCATCGGCACGCGCAGGTCGCGCTCGATCGTGATCTCGTACGGACCGAGGTCGACACCTTTGCGAGTGCGTGCGTCGATCGAACGCGTGAGACGCTGGCGCAGCGTGGTCATTCCGCCTCCTTGCGGGTATGGGGGGATTCGGATTTCGGATGCCGTGTGGCGAGGGCGTCGCGCAGGTGCTCCAGGGCCGGAACGGCCGCCGCGAGCGCGCCGCGGTCTGCATCGGTGAGGGATGCCGTGGCCTCGCCGACGAGCTCGGCGCTCGCCTCGTCGAATCGCTCGAACAGCGCCAGCGCCCTCGCCGAGGCGAGCACCTCGACCCGCCGGCGGTCGTCTGCCGCGGGGCGCCTCGCGATGAGGCCGCGCGCCTCCATGGTGGTGAGCAGGTTGCTCACCGTGGGGCGGCTGAGGCCGAGCCGCTCGGCCAATTCCCCCGGAGACGAGACGACTCCGCGCGGCAATGCCCGCACCACCTCGATCTGAGCGTCAGGGATCTCGGGCAGGCGCTCGGCGGCCCTGACGCTCGCAAGCAGTACTCGCCGCAGCGGAGAGATGACCGAGGCGAGGCGGGCGGAGTCGAAGGCGACGCCCGCACTCGCGGTCAGGTCCGCGCTCTCGCCGCGGTCTGCGTCGGCGCTCATCGCGGTGACGGTGTCAGCGATGGACGGGCGTCGAGGATGTCGGGGTGGAACCCCGCAGCCCGCTTGTACCCCGCGGAGATCCCGGTGAGCTCGTCGGCCGGGATCACGTCGTGGATGTCGGTGAAACCCTCCGGCGCCCGTTCGTGGGCGAGCACCATGACCCGTTCCGGGCCCTGGCCGCGGTTGCTGAGCACGAGCGCCGACGTCGCGGGCCGACGTTGCCCCTCGTAGGCGCTGAGTGCACCGTCCACCGACGAGGCCGTCGCAAGGTGGAATGCCAGCGTGCGCGCGTCGATGATCGCCTGGGACGCGCCGTTGGAACCGTTGGGGTACATGGCGTGCGCGGCATCCCCGAGCAGCGTCGTGCGGCCGAACGTCCAGCGCGGGATGGGGTCGCGGTCGACCATGGGGTACTCGAGCAGCTCGTCGGCGGCGGCGATCACCGCAGGCACGTCGAGCCAGTCGAATCGCCAATCGCGGAAGAGCGCGACGATGGGGCCGGCGTCGACCGCGAGGTTCCAGTCCACGGTCTCGGAGCCGACACCGCGCCGCTCGGCGATGAAGTTGACACGGGCGATGCCATCGGCATCCGGTGCGCTCAAGGGGTAGGCGACGAACTTCTGCTCGCCGTCGCCGGCCATGATCATCGTGCGTCCGTCGAGGTAGGCGGGCACGCGTGCGGTGCCGCGCCAGAGGGTCAGGCCGTTCCAGATCGGAGCACCCTCGTCGGGGTGGCGCGCGGCGCGCACGGCCGAGTGGATGCCGTCCGCTGCGACCACGAGGTCTGCGACGACGGATGTGTCGCCCTCGGCGGTCGCGAAGACGGCGGTGGCGGCATCCGCCCCTTCTTCGACCCGGACGAGACGATGCCCGAGCTGCAGCGCATTCGCGCCGAGCCGCTCGCGCACCGCATCGGCGAGCA from Microbacterium pumilum carries:
- a CDS encoding MarR family winged helix-turn-helix transcriptional regulator, which encodes MSADADRGESADLTASAGVAFDSARLASVISPLRRVLLASVRAAERLPEIPDAQIEVVRALPRGVVSSPGELAERLGLSRPTVSNLLTTMEARGLIARRPAADDRRRVEVLASARALALFERFDEASAELVGEATASLTDADRGALAAAVPALEHLRDALATRHPKSESPHTRKEAE
- a CDS encoding CocE/NonD family hydrolase, which encodes MTTLRQRLTRSIDARTRKGVDLGPYEITIERDLRVPMDDGIELLADLIRPIGATVPSLPTILIRGPYGRRGLLAGSARALAYEGFTVLFQSCRGTWGSQGLFTPQIDEQRDGMTTIRWVRAQPWFTGRLAMYGQSYMGYTQWAVAGRMQREDPQNAPEALVLVTTMPDFGAITWDNGAFALRNALGWSRMMHRMRRGGIALIAMALPDRKLDKAFDVLPLSAGDSAATGEQIHWYQDWTRYESLDEEYWTQQSHTASVPDVAAPVSMITGWYDIFLPWQLDDFAQLVAAGRAPRIIIGPWGHVSPGMGEPAHTETIAFLKETFVGAPGARSTPVRAFETGADIWHDLERWPPAGSAAEDWNLHKGGTLATDAATGGTTTYTYDPGDPTPAVGGPSLLPKTEPVDNSDHEARSDVAVFRSATLAEPLEIAGHPVAHIRMRSSAPSYDVFVRITDVHPDGKSMTVCDGIRRIGTVGTADTDPAPDAEGFREVEVRLWPAFHRFAAGHAVGIQVSSGAHPRYARNPGSAEPAFGASVTQVAAQEISHESAQASRIELPVWHR
- a CDS encoding flavin-dependent oxidoreductase, with amino-acid sequence MRIVIVGAGIGGLAAALSLHAVGETDIRVYDRVSELRALGVGINLLPHAMRELTELGLADQVLDQGVAPSTLAYFNRFGQPIWSEPRGREAGYRWPQVSVHRGELQLVLADAVRERLGANALQLGHRLVRVEEGADAATAVFATAEGDTSVVADLVVAADGIHSAVRAARHPDEGAPIWNGLTLWRGTARVPAYLDGRTMIMAGDGEQKFVAYPLSAPDADGIARVNFIAERRGVGSETVDWNLAVDAGPIVALFRDWRFDWLDVPAVIAAADELLEYPMVDRDPIPRWTFGRTTLLGDAAHAMYPNGSNGASQAIIDARTLAFHLATASSVDGALSAYEGQRRPATSALVLSNRGQGPERVMVLAHERAPEGFTDIHDVIPADELTGISAGYKRAAGFHPDILDARPSLTPSPR